TGGTGATCGAGACGGGAAACGTGGCGCGCGAGCTGATCGCCGCGCTCGACATCGCCGACGGCCACCTGCTCCTGGGCGAGGGCACGTTGCTGGACCGACTCGACGACGCGCTGCGGGTGGCGAGCCGGATGCCGTTTCGACGTGGACGTCGTGAGCTGCTCGCCTTCGATCAGGCGCGCGTGGTCGACCACTGGCGACACGTCGTCGCGATGATCGAAAACCGGATCGACTGGCAGAGCTGACGTCGGGTCGGTCAGCCGCCCGACGGCGCGGCCGGTGCGCGGACGACCAACCGGTCCAGCAGCTCGCGGCTGGCGGCGGCCACGGCCGCCACGGCGGCGTCGAACGCCTCGGCGTTGTGCGCGGCCGGTTGCCGGAATCCGGAGATCTTGCGGACGTACTGCAGCGCGGCGGCCTCGATGTCGGCCTCGGTGACGTCGGTGGCGTACGGCTCACGAAGGGTCTTGATGCTTCGGCACATGCGTCCATCCTGCCGCATCATCGGCCGAGCCGGCGTCGGCGCCTGCCGACGCCGGCCCGGTCGGCCGCCGTCGATCTGATCACTCCCGCGAGGCCGGCTGGTCGATCCGGTCGGCCGCAGGGTGTGGTTGGTCGGCCGTCTCGCCGGGCTGACCGTAGTACGCGTCGCGCATGATCGCCTGCATGTCGTCGAGCATCGGCATCCGGGGATTGGCCGGGGCGCACTGGTCGTCGTAGGCGTTCATCGCCTGCTGCGGCAGACTGGCGAGGAACGACGTTTCGTCGACGCCGACCGCCTGGAACGACGGCTCGATACCGACCGCGTCGCGCAACCGTTCCACGGCGGCGGCGTACGACTCGACGCCTTCCTCCGGTGTCGCCGCCGGCAGGCCGAGCATCCGGGCGATCTCCGCGAAGCGTTCCGGGGCCCGGTAGTGCTCGTACTTCGGCCAACCGGAGAGCTTCGTCGGCCGGGCCCCGTTGTAGCGGATGACATGCGGCATCAGGATCGCGTTGGTCCGCCCGTGGGCGATGTGGAAAGTCGCACCGAGCGTGTGCGACATAGCGTGCACGATGCCCAGAAACGCGTTGCCGAAGGCCATGCCGGCGATGGTGCCCGCGTTGTGCATCTTCTCCCGGGCCTCGGGGTCGGCCGCGCCGTTGACGACCGCCCGCTCCAGATAGCCGAAGATCAGTCGGATCGCCTGCAACGCCAGTCCGTCGGTGTAGTCGTTGGCATAGACCGACACGTACGACTCGGTGGCGTGGGTGAGCGCGTCGAAGCCGCTGTCAGCGGTCACCACCGCCGGCAGGTCCGCCGCGAGCACCGGGTCGATGATCGCCACGTTCGGAGTCAGCGCGTAGTCAGCCAACGGATACTTCTTGCCGGTGACCGTGTCGGTGATCACCGCGAACGGGGTGACCTCGGCGCCGGTTCCCGACGTGGTCGGGATGCAGACCAGCTTGGCGAGCACGCCGGGTGCGGGGAAGGTGAAGGCACGCTTACGGATGTCGAAGAACTTCTCCCGCATGTCGGCGAAGACCACGCCGGGGTGCTCGTAGCGCAGCCACATCACCTTGGCGGCGTCCATCACCGATCCACCGCCGAGGGCGATTATCGTGTCGGGCCGGAAGTGACGCATCTGCTCCGCGCCGGCGTCCACCGTACGGATGCTCGGCTCCGGCTCGACCGTGTCGATGATCTGCAGGGCGACCCGCTCGGCGCGGCCCTGCAACACGGTGAGGATCCGGTCGACGAACCCGAGCCGGGTCATGGTCGCGTCGGTCACCACGGTGACCCGGTGCACGTCGGGCATGTCGGCGAGGTACCGGATCGCGTGCGGCTCGAAGTAGATCTTCGGCGGAACCTTGAACCACTGCAGGTTGTTGGTCCGCCGGGCGACCCGCTTGATGTTGAGCAGATTCAGCGCGGTCACGTTGTTCGACACCGAGTTACGCCCGTAGCTGCAACCGGGGTGATCCCGCAGACCACACCGGCCGGCTCGGCGATCTCCACGATGCCGCTGATGTCGTCGCGGCCGACCACCCCGACCGTCTTCATCCCGGCCATGCTGTGGGTGACGTGCTCGCAGGCGAACATGTTTTTGACCGCTTTGTCCTCGAACACGCCGCGGCCGGTCTCCGTCACGGCCAGCCGGGCCAGGTCGCTGTGCCGGCCCAGCGCCGCGATCGACGCCTTGCCGACGATCGTGTCGACCCGTTCCTGGTCGAACTCGGCGTAGTCGTCGAGCGCCTTCGACGCCGCCGCGACCAGGGCATCGATCGCCACCTGGGTCTCGGTCGGCGGGGCCGCCAGGACTGCGGTCATCCGGATCACCTCGTTCGGTCGGCACCGGCGGCACCCCGCCGCCGGCCCTCGACCTCATCGTCGACCCTGCGCCTGCCCACGCGCTGTTGCCGGTCGACCTCGATCGGCGGGACCTTCGTCCCGATCGGACGCCCGCGACCCGGGTGCGGTCAGTCGGCCGTCCGTGCCCCCGCCAGGGCCTGCGCCTTCGCCGGCCAGGTGGGCAGACTCGCCGTGGCGCGCATCCCGGCGGACCGCACGGCGGCCCGCAGCGTGGCCTCGTCGGTCTCGGCGAGCTGCTGATACGTACGGATCCCGGCTGACTGCAGGGCGGCGGCCATCTTGGGGCCGATCCCCTCGATGCGTCGGAAGTCGTCGGCGGGCGCGGATTCGGGTGACACGGCCTGGGTCGGCACCGCCGCGACCGGCTCGGCTGCTGCCACCGGCTCGGCCGGGACAGTGGGTTCGGCTGCTGCCACCGGCTCGGGCGCGGCGGGCGCCGCGGCAGCGATCGGTTCCGGTTGGGCCGGGCCGGCCGGCACCGCCGGGTCAGGCTCAGCCGGCTCAGGCTCAGCCGACTCGGATACCGCGACCGGTTCGTCGGTGACGGCGCTGGTGACGGGCGGGTCGGTGACCGCCGCGACGGCGGGCGCGTCCGTCACGGCCGGGGTCGACCCCACCGGCGGCGTACTCGTCACCGGGTCGGAGACCGCCTCGTCGCCGTTTGCCGTCCCTGGTTCGGCGGACTGCCCGGCGGACCCCGCCGACGGGGATCGACGGCTCATCACCAGCCAGCCCGCCGCCGCGCCGAGCGCAACGACGACCAGGAGTATCAGTACGTTCCCCGGGGACCAGTCCACGGCAACCTCCAGCACCGAAGTCGGGATCGCGAAAGGGTTTCGTCAAGGCCTTGCCGCTGTCAACCTACGGGCTGAGGCATGACACTGCTGCGGCAGGTGCACCCGCTACTCGCTGCCAACCGGTCCGGAACGGTGCGTGTCACGAACCTGCCGTCACCGGCCGAAGAAGGGTTTGCGTCCACCGTGCCGGGCCAGCTCCGCCTGGTCTGCCGTGGTCAGCCGGACCCGGCCGGTGACCGCCCGTACCAGGTGTGCCCGGTCCCACCCGCGAGCCGCGCGCAGCGGCGCGCCGGTGTGTCCGAGTGCCAGTGCCACCACCACATCCGCGCCGGGTCCGGTCAGACACGGCGGGAGACCGAGCGCGTCGGTGACGTCCAGGCCGTGTACGGCCGCCTCGACCACCCTGGTCGCCTGGAAGTCGGTGAGTGTCATCAGGTCGCCGTGCCTGGTCACCACGCGGCGATCGGCTGGTTGCGCCGCCACGAGTTCGGCGATCACGCTGGCGCGACGGGCCAGGTCGTCAACCAGGCGCTGAGGCGGTTCGGCATCGGCCAGCCGGCGCGCGTGGTCGATCCGGGCCGTGTCCTGTGCTGGTGCGAAACGGGCGTCGGCCACGTAGTACCCGGCGGCGGAGACCAACTCCGTGTCGTCGCCGGTCTCCGCCGCCGGCGCGCTCCGGCCGGATCGGTGCTCGGCGGTACGAGGTGCGTCGAGCAGCTCGGTGGTCCGACCGAGCGCTGTCACCGTGTGGGCCAGCAACTCCCGGACCGTCCACGGTGCGCAGCGGGTGGGCCGGTCGAACTCGACGTCGGGGACGGAGCGCAGAAGCGCGACGAGCGCACCTGCCTCGGCGCGGTACGCGGCGTCCACCTCGGCGCGGCGCCAGACCCGTTCGACCACCCGGAACCGTTCGGCCACCACGAGGGTCTCGTCGTCGACGGTGAAGTCGGGGCGGCCGAGCGACGCCCGCATCTCGGCGGAGTGCCAGAACGACTCGTGCCCGGCACGCCACCGGGCGATCGTCCGGAACCCCTCGCCCTCGTCGACGGCGTGCGCGAGATCCACCTCGGCGAGGGGCAGCGTCCGTACCCGCGGGGTCTCCAGCACCGCGCACGGCTGGTCGGCGGAGTCGACCAGCAGGGTCCGATCCCCGGGTCGGGGCAGGGGTTCCCCGTCGAGGTCGTACTGCGGCGCCAGCCCGGTGGTCGCGGTCTTGTCCCCGGCCAGGATCGCGTCGACCAGACGATCGCGCAGCGGTCCGGGAAAGGCGAATTCGGCTTTCGGTAGTTCGATCACCATGGCTCCTCGCTCAGGTGGTCCGACCGTACCGGCGATCCGGATTGTTCCGGTGCCGGGCAGGCCCGGCACCGGAACAATCCGGATGACGATCTCGGTGCCGTACGCCACGATGTGGCGATGACATCGTCAGACCGACCCTCGGTTGCGCTGCACCCGATGACCCAGACAGAGTTCGACGACCGATTTCCCCGGTTGTTGGAGGGCTACGCCGCGAGCCTGGTGCGGTCCGGACGGGCCACCAACGCCACCGCGATAGCCGAATCACGACGTCAACACGACGAGTTGCTGCCGGCCGGGCTGGCCACCGAGCGCATGCTCTTCCTGATCGCGCGGGCGGCGGATGCCGCCGACGCGCCACCGGTCGGTTGGCTCTGGGTCGGACTGCCCGAGCCGGCAGAGCACGACCGGCCGGCCTGGATCTACTACGTAGAGGTCGACGCGGGTCAGCGCGGCAACGGGTACGGACGGACCATACTGTCCACGATCGAACCGCTGCTCGCCGAACGTGGGGTGACCCGGATCGGGCTCAACGTCTTCTCGGACAATCCAGTGGCCCGCCGACTGTACGAGTCGATCGGATTCGCCGTCACCGCCCAGCAGATGATCAAGTCGATCGGTCCGGTCGCCGCGCGGGACGACATCGATCCGCTCGCCGGGCGGGACAGCGAGCTGTGACGCCGGCTCCGAGAATCGGCGGCGGCCGGGCGTCCCGACCGGTGATCGCCCGCGCCATGCCTGACCCGCCCTGCTCAGCCGGGCGGCATCGCGATCCGTAGGCTCACCGCACCGTGCAGGTCGAGCCAGACCTCGTCGGGACCGCGCACCAGGCGCAGCAGCACCCCGGCGCAATGCGGGCAGCGAGCGACCAGGCCCGGGGCGTTCGGATAGACCATCAGGGCCGCGAGCGGACCGGCCCGTCCGCAGCCGGCACAGCGGCCGACCGCGGTGGTGACGTCGACCGCGAAGATCTCGGTGAGCGGGCCGGCCAGCGCGTTGCCGTCCAGATGTCCCCCGTCACGCACCGCCGGGGCCGCCAGTTGTTCGGTCATCTCAACCTCCGGTGGGTCCGAAACGCTCGGTACGGACACGGCGTGGACCGTGTCCGAGAGCGACGAGGATGTCCGCTGCCGTCTCGACGAAACCAGTCGGACCGCAGACGAAACACATCGGTGCCAGTTCCGCGGGCCAGCCGTGGCGGTTGAGGTGGGCGACCCCGAGCCGTCCCACCCGGCCCGGCCAGCCGTCCGGCGCGTGCCGGGTGTACACGTAGCTGACGTCCAACCCGGCATCGTCGCGTACCCGCCGGCGCAGCTCGTCGGCGTAGTAGGCGTCCTGCGCTGTCCGTACCGAATAGACCAGCCGGAACGGCACCCGGCTACCGGCGGCCCGGCGGGCACGTATCATCGCCATCAATGGGACGATCCCGGAACCGCCGGCGACCAGGAGCACCGGATCGGCGGCTTCGGAGCGCCAGACGAACCAGCCGCCCACGGGTCCGCGAATCTCCACCGGGTCCCCGACCGTGTACGGTCCGGTCAGGTATCCGGAGACCTCACCGTCGGGGACCTGCTGCACGGTCAGCTCGACCCGATCGCCGTCCGCCGGTCCGGCGATCGAGTAGCTGCGCTGCGCCTGGTAACCGTCGTCGGCGGTGAGTCGGACGTCGACGTGCTGCCCCGGCAGGTGGCCGGGCCACCCCGGGACGTCGAGGATCAGCGTACGAGCGGTGGGGGTTTCCGGGCGGGCCGCTGCCAGCCGCGCCACGCGCCACCCCAGCCGGCCGGTCAATCGCCCTGGTACCGCTGCTCGCGCCACGGATCACCGTAGTCGTGATAGCCGGCGGTCTCCCAGAAGCCTGGTTCGTCATCGAGGAGCAGCCGGATCCCGTGTACCCACTTGGCCGACTTCCAGAAGTACAGGTGTGGCACCAGGAGCCTGGCCGGGCCGCCGTGCTCGGCGGGCAGGTCCTCGCCGTCGTAGCGGTAGGCGATCCAGGCCTGCCCGTCGGTCAGGTCGGCCAACGGCAGATTGGTGGTGTAGCCGCCGTACGAATGCGCGAGCGCGTACTCGGCGGCGGTCTCGACGTCGGCCAGCAGGGTGTCCAGTGAGACGCCTCGCCAGCGGGTGCCGAGCTTGGACCACTTGGTCACGCAGTGGATGTCGACCGTCACGTCGTCGCCGGGCAGGTCGAGCAGCTGCGCCCAGGTCCACCGGTGCTCCCGGCCGTCCTCGGCGGTGAGCACGAACTCCCAACCGGCGGTGTCGATGCGCGGTGTCGGACCGGCGGACAGCACCGGAAAGTCCTCGGTGAGGTACTGACCCGGGGGCAGGGTGACCGCACCGGGGGAACGCGGGCGGCCGTGGAAGCCGGGTGACACGATGCTCACCGGACAGTGGTACCACCCGCACGACCAGGTCCGCCAGCGATACCGGACTTTTTGACCCGTTGGTGCTCGCGCCGGGTCGCACGGTGCAGTGCGGTGCAGTGCGGTGCAGTGCGGTGCAGTGCGGTGCAGTGCGGTGCAGTGCGGTGCAGTGCGGTGCAGTGCGGTGCAGTGCGGTGCAGTGCGGTGCGATGCGGCCGAAGCGTCGGCCGTCACAGGTCGACGTCGGCCGTCACAGGTCGAACAGGTCGCGGACGGCTTCCTCGATCCGGGCCATGCTCGCGCCGGTGACCATGCCGACCCGTTCCGCACCGGAGCTTCCGGAGATCCGCCGCATCCGGTTGACCACCACCACGCCGGACAGCGGGTCGGTTTCGGCAAGCGGCACCACGAAGGGTGGCAGGGTGGTGGCACCCCGTTGCCGAACGATCGGCGCGCAGTAGGGTGCCGCCCGAGGGCGGTCGTTGTGGGTGTCACCGGACAGCACCACCACGCGGTAGCGCAGGTCGGAGCGCTCCCCGACGGTCCAGATCTCGCCGCGGTTCACGCCGCGTCAGAGAGGTCGGACCAGCCGCATTCCAGGGTGTCGGCGAGCTGGTCGAAGGCGTCGAGCTCGGCACGTACCTCGGGGTTGGCGGCCAGCCACTCCTCGTGGGCCCGGTCGGCGTCGCGGCGGGCCTCGCGGCGGGCCGCCCGGTCGATCCAGTCGGAGAGAGTGACCCCTTCCCGCTCGGCAGCGGCGCGTGCCTGGGCCAGGGTCTGCGGACTCAGACGCAGGGTGACCATCTCTGCCATTGGGCGATGGTACGTCCGGATGTCCTGGTACGCGGTACCGGGGCGGTCGGATGGTCGCCGGGTCGTACCGCCGCGAGGCCCGCCGCGACGCCGCCCGCCAGCGCCTTCCGACCCGCGTCGGCACGCGCCGTTCAGCACGCGCCCGCGTCGGCACGCGCCGTTCAGTCGTGCAGTTGCGCCAGATGCCGCATCTTGTTCATCGCGTCCAACGCTGCGACCTTGTACGCCTCGGCGAGTGTCGGGTAGTTGAACACCGCGTCGACGAAGTAGTCGATGGTGCCGTGGCAACCCATCACCGCTTGTCCGATATGGACGAGTTCGGTGGCTCCGGTGCCGAAGATGTGCACGCCGAGCAGCTGCCGGGTGTCCGGGGCGACCAAGAGCTTGAGCATGCCGTACGAGTCACCGATGATCTGGCCACGGGCGAGTTCCCGATATCGGGCCACGCCGACCTCGAACGGCACCCGGTTGTCGGTGAGCTGGTCCTCGGTGCTGCCGATGAAGCTGATCTCGGGGATGGTGTAAATGCCGATCGGCTGCAGTTGCGGCATGCCCCGCGCCGGCTCGCCGCAGGCGTGGTGGGCGGCGAGGCGTCCCTGTTCCATCGAGGTCGACGCCAGTGCGGGGAAGCCGATGATGTCCCCGACCGCGTAGATGTGCTCCGCGGTGGTCTGGAAGTTCTCGTTGACCCGCACCCGACCCCGTGAGTCGGCTTCCAGCCCGGCGCGCCCGAGATCGAGATCGGCGGCGACGCCTTGGCGGCCGGCCGAGTACATCACGGTGTCGGCGGCGATCCGCTTGCCGCTTTCCAGGACGGCGACCGCGCCACGGGGATGGCGTTGCACCGAGGCGACCTCTTCGCCAAAGCGGAAGGTGACTGCTAGATCACGGAGATGGTATTTCAGTGCCTCGACGATCTCCAGGTCGCAGAACTCCAACATCCGGTCGCGCCGTTCGACGACGGTCACCTCGGTGCCGAGCGCGGCGAACATCGAGGCGTACTCGATGCCGATCACGCCGGCACCGACCACGATCATCGACTGCGGGACGTGCTCGAGATTGATGATCCCGTCGGAGTCGACGATCGTCCGTTCGTCGAAATCGACACTGGCCGGCCGCGCCGGCCGGGTTCC
The sequence above is a segment of the Solwaraspora sp. WMMD406 genome. Coding sequences within it:
- a CDS encoding DUF6510 family protein yields the protein MRDGGHLDGNALAGPLTEIFAVDVTTAVGRCAGCGRAGPLAALMVYPNAPGLVARCPHCAGVLLRLVRGPDEVWLDLHGAVSLRIAMPPG
- a CDS encoding helix-hairpin-helix domain-containing protein; protein product: MDWSPGNVLILLVVVALGAAAGWLVMSRRSPSAGSAGQSAEPGTANGDEAVSDPVTSTPPVGSTPAVTDAPAVAAVTDPPVTSAVTDEPVAVSESAEPEPAEPDPAVPAGPAQPEPIAAAAPAAPEPVAAAEPTVPAEPVAAAEPVAAVPTQAVSPESAPADDFRRIEGIGPKMAAALQSAGIRTYQQLAETDEATLRAAVRSAGMRATASLPTWPAKAQALAGARTAD
- a CDS encoding ferredoxin reductase, with amino-acid sequence MTGRLGWRVARLAAARPETPTARTLILDVPGWPGHLPGQHVDVRLTADDGYQAQRSYSIAGPADGDRVELTVQQVPDGEVSGYLTGPYTVGDPVEIRGPVGGWFVWRSEAADPVLLVAGGSGIVPLMAMIRARRAAGSRVPFRLVYSVRTAQDAYYADELRRRVRDDAGLDVSYVYTRHAPDGWPGRVGRLGVAHLNRHGWPAELAPMCFVCGPTGFVETAADILVALGHGPRRVRTERFGPTGG
- the sthA gene encoding Si-specific NAD(P)(+) transhydrogenase — its product is MYDVDVLVIGSGPSGQKAAIAAAKLDRRVVVVERAHMLGGVCINTGTIPSKTLREAVLYLTGLNQREVYGRSYRVKDDITVSDLAARTQHVIGREIDVTRSQLTRNRVRIMTGTARFDDPHTVVVTDPTGHGNKVTADKIVIAAGTRPARPASVDFDERTIVDSDGIINLEHVPQSMIVVGAGVIGIEYASMFAALGTEVTVVERRDRMLEFCDLEIVEALKYHLRDLAVTFRFGEEVASVQRHPRGAVAVLESGKRIAADTVMYSAGRQGVAADLDLGRAGLEADSRGRVRVNENFQTTAEHIYAVGDIIGFPALASTSMEQGRLAAHHACGEPARGMPQLQPIGIYTIPEISFIGSTEDQLTDNRVPFEVGVARYRELARGQIIGDSYGMLKLLVAPDTRQLLGVHIFGTGATELVHIGQAVMGCHGTIDYFVDAVFNYPTLAEAYKVAALDAMNKMRHLAQLHD
- a CDS encoding GNAT family N-acetyltransferase, with product MTQTEFDDRFPRLLEGYAASLVRSGRATNATAIAESRRQHDELLPAGLATERMLFLIARAADAADAPPVGWLWVGLPEPAEHDRPAWIYYVEVDAGQRGNGYGRTILSTIEPLLAERGVTRIGLNVFSDNPVARRLYESIGFAVTAQQMIKSIGPVAARDDIDPLAGRDSEL
- a CDS encoding type II toxin-antitoxin system PemK/MazF family toxin — translated: MNRGEIWTVGERSDLRYRVVVLSGDTHNDRPRAAPYCAPIVRQRGATTLPPFVVPLAETDPLSGVVVVNRMRRISGSSGAERVGMVTGASMARIEEAVRDLFDL
- a CDS encoding sulfite oxidase-like oxidoreductase; translation: MSIVSPGFHGRPRSPGAVTLPPGQYLTEDFPVLSAGPTPRIDTAGWEFVLTAEDGREHRWTWAQLLDLPGDDVTVDIHCVTKWSKLGTRWRGVSLDTLLADVETAAEYALAHSYGGYTTNLPLADLTDGQAWIAYRYDGEDLPAEHGGPARLLVPHLYFWKSAKWVHGIRLLLDDEPGFWETAGYHDYGDPWREQRYQGD
- a CDS encoding maleylpyruvate isomerase N-terminal domain-containing protein, with the translated sequence MVERVWRRAEVDAAYRAEAGALVALLRSVPDVEFDRPTRCAPWTVRELLAHTVTALGRTTELLDAPRTAEHRSGRSAPAAETGDDTELVSAAGYYVADARFAPAQDTARIDHARRLADAEPPQRLVDDLARRASVIAELVAAQPADRRVVTRHGDLMTLTDFQATRVVEAAVHGLDVTDALGLPPCLTGPGADVVVALALGHTGAPLRAARGWDRAHLVRAVTGRVRLTTADQAELARHGGRKPFFGR
- a CDS encoding YlcI/YnfO family protein; the encoded protein is MAEMVTLRLSPQTLAQARAAAEREGVTLSDWIDRAARREARRDADRAHEEWLAANPEVRAELDAFDQLADTLECGWSDLSDAA
- a CDS encoding iron-containing alcohol dehydrogenase, with the protein product MTALNLLNIKRVARRTNNLQWFKVPPKIYFEPHAIRYLADMPDVHRVTVVTDATMTRLGFVDRILTVLQGRAERVALQIIDTVEPEPSIRTVDAGAEQMRHFRPDTIIALGGGSVMDAAKVMWLRYEHPGVVFADMREKFFDIRKRAFTFPAPGVLAKLVCIPTTSGTGAEVTPFAVITDTVTGKKYPLADYALTPNVAIIDPVLAADLPAVVTADSGFDALTHATESYVSVYANDYTDGLALQAIRLIFGYLERAVVNGAADPEAREKMHNAGTIAGMAFGNAFLGIVHAMSHTLGATFHIAHGRTNAILMPHVIRYNGARPTKLSGWPKYEHYRAPERFAEIARMLGLPAATPEEGVESYAAAVERLRDAVGIEPSFQAVGVDETSFLASLPQQAMNAYDDQCAPANPRMPMLDDMQAIMRDAYYGQPGETADQPHPAADRIDQPASRE
- a CDS encoding aldehyde dehydrogenase family protein — its product is MTAVLAAPPTETQVAIDALVAAASKALDDYAEFDQERVDTIVGKASIAALGRHSDLARLAVTETGRGVFEDKAVKNMFACEHVTHSMAGMKTVGVVGRDDISGIVEIAEPAGVVCGITPVAATGVTRCRTT
- a CDS encoding DUF2277 domain-containing protein yields the protein MCRSIKTLREPYATDVTEADIEAAALQYVRKISGFRQPAAHNAEAFDAAVAAVAAASRELLDRLVVRAPAAPSGG